Proteins from a genomic interval of Lycium ferocissimum isolate CSIRO_LF1 chromosome 2, AGI_CSIRO_Lferr_CH_V1, whole genome shotgun sequence:
- the LOC132046110 gene encoding uncharacterized protein LOC132046110: MDDWEDVPVPDLLKKDLPVSKWDDEDVDDNDVKDSWEDEEEPAPAPKPEPPAEKAPKKSAAKASEKKGKEVEVHTKEEPLDPVAEKLRQQRLVEEADYKSTAELFAKKGGDDKTIDNFIPKSESDFLEYAELISHKLRPYEKSYHYPGLLKAVMRLSMTTMKGADAKEIGSSITAFANEKIKAEKEATASKKKTGGKKKQLHVDKADDEAVVNAYEGYDDYDFM, from the exons ATGGACGATTGGG AGGATGTACCAGTTCCGGATCTTCTTAAGAAGGATCTGCCAGTGAGTAAATGGGATGATGAAGATGTAGATGATAATGATGTAAAAGATTCTTgggaagatgaagaagaacctgCTCCG GCACCTAAACCCGAACCTCCTGCTGAGAAGGCCCCCAAGAAGTCTGCTGCAAAAGCCAGTGAAAAGAAAGGCAAGGAAGTTGAAGTTCATACAAAGGAAGAGCCTCTAGATCCAGTAGCAGAAAAACTTCGCCAGCAAAG GCTTGTAGAAGAAGCTGATTATAAGTCCACTGCTGAATTGTTTGCCAAGAAAGGTGGTGATGACAAGACCATTGATAATTTCATCCCAAAAAGCGAGAGTGATTTCTTGGAATATGCTGAGTTGATTTCTCATAAGCTGCGGCCATATGAG AAAAGCTACCATTACCCTGGGTTGCTCAAGGCTGTTATGAGATTGTCAATGACCACGATGAAAGGGGCAGATGCTAAAGAAATTGGCTCTTCTATTACTGCATTTGCAAATGAGAAAATTAAAGCAGAAAAGGAAGCCACTGCGAGTAAAAAGAAGACAG GTGGAAAGAAGAAGCAGCTACATGTTGATAAGGCAGATGATGAAGCAGTGGTAAATGCATATGAGGGttacgatgattatgatttcatgtGA